The Caenorhabditis elegans chromosome II genome has a segment encoding these proteins:
- the puf-6 gene encoding Pumilio domain-containing protein 6 (Confirmed by transcript evidence), with protein sequence MTPNRRSTDSYNMLGASFDFDPDFSLLSNKTHKNKNPKPPVKLLPYRHGSNTTSSDLDNYIFNSGSGSSDDETPPPAAPIFISLEEVLLNGLLIDFAIDPSGVKFLEANYPLDSEDQIRKAVFEKLTESTTLFVGLCHSRNGNFIVQKLVELATPAEQRELLRQMIDGGLLVMCKDKFACRVVQLALQKFDHSNVFQLIQELSTFDLAAMCTDQISIHVIQRVVKQLPVDMWTFFVHFLSSGDSLMAVCQDKYGCRLVQQVIDRLAENPKLPCFKFRIQLLHSLMTCIVRNCYRLSSNEFANYVIQYVIKSSGIMEMYRDTIIDKCLLRNLLSMSQDKYASHVIEGAFLFAPPALLHEMMEEIFSGYVKDVELNRDALDILLFHQYGNYVVQQMISICTAALIGKEERQLPPAILLLYSGWYEKMKQRVLQHASRLERFSSGKKIIDSVMRHGVPTAAAINAQAAPSLMELTAQFDAMFPSFLAR encoded by the exons ATGACCCCGAATCGTAGAAGCACGGACTCGTACAACATGCTCGGCGCGTCGTTCGATTTCGACCCGGATTTCTCGCTTTTGTCGAACAAAACTCACAAGAACAAG aATCCAAAGCCGCCGGTCAAGCTTCTTCCCTACCGCCACGGAAGCAACACCACCTCCTCCGACTTGGACAACTACATCTTCAACAGTGGATCGGGATCTTCCGACGATGAGACCCCACCACCAGCTGCTCCGATTTTCATTTCGCTCGAAGAGGTGCTGCTCAACGGGCTGCTCATCGATTTCGCAATCGATCCATCGGGCGTAAAGTTCTTGGAGGCCAACTATCCACTGGATTCCGAAGATCAGATTCGTAAAGCCGTCTTCGAGAAGCTCACTGAATCCACGACACTCTTCGTGGGGCTCTGCCACAGTCGAAATGGCAATTTCATCGTTCAGAAGCTCGTCGAGCTCGCAACACCGGCCGAGCAGCGGGAATTGCTTCGTCAAATGATCGACGGAGGGCTTTTGGTCATGTGCAAGGATAAATTCGCATGTCGAGTTGTGCAGTTGGCTCTGCAG aaattcgacCATTCCAACGTCTTCCAGCTCATCCAAGAGCTCAGCACATTCGACCTGGCGGCAATGTGCACTGATCAAATCTCGATCCACGTGATTCAACGTGTCGTCAAGCAACTTCCAGTTGACATGTGGACCTTTTTCGTGCATTTCCTCTCGTCAGGAGATTCACTGATGGCCGTGTGCCAGGACAAGTATGGATGTCGTCTCGTGCAACAGGTCATCGATAGACTCGCCGAGAATCCCAAGCTCCCGTGTTTCAAATTCCGTATTCAATTGTTGCATTCTCTGATGACGTGTATCGTCCGCAACTGCTACCGGCTGTCTTCCAACGAGTTCGCCAACTACGTCATCCAATACGTCATCAAATCGTCGGGCATCATGGAAATGTACAGAGACACTATCATCGATAAATGCCTGCTCCGTAACTTGCTCTCAATGTCACAGGACAAGTACGCGTCGCACGTCATCGAGGGAGCGTTCTTGTTTGCACCGCCCGCGTTGCTTCACGAGATGATGGAGGAGATTTTCAGTGGATATGTGAAGGATGTCGAGTTGAATCGTGATGCGTTGGATATTCTTCTGTTCCATCAGTATGGCAACTATGTCGTCCAGCAAATGATTTCGATTTGCACCGCCGCTTTAATTGGCAaaga AGAACGTCAACTTCCACCAGCTATTCTGCTTCTCTACTCTGGATGGTACGAGAAAATGAAGCAGCGTGTGCTCCAACACGCCTCCCGTCTCGAGCGTTTCTCATCTGGAAAGAAGATTATCGATTCGGTGATGAGGCATGGAGTCCCTACTGCTGCAGCAATCAATGCACAAGCTGCACCATCATTAATGGAATTGACCGCCCAGTTTGACGCAATGTTCCCCTCGTTCCTGGCTCGTTGA
- the F18A11.2 gene encoding CRAL-TRIO domain-containing protein (Confirmed by transcript evidence), translating to MSPNPVEKAAILRIIDSIDARDDDYCAHEFNVYRWLVAYGNEEEEAAKALKRHLNIRKTIDLNSYSSKTELEEDELNKYVPIDVIGQNHQDDNKVLMFERTGKIDISGLVDNVLMHKFMQIKLKMMEGVHQKVVAAERKTGRQSGGLFIMDLDGISFSPKLISVLTGPYRIMWGTLFDHYPQLLQKIIIVNAPSFVNVLHQACSPFLPEDYKEKIVITSEPAIGAIQKHADKCFLPSDLGGDLEKTTSLPMAPFPKMNKKYEKEKEKVSLLAISVPAGKYTVQKFSWKKGDEVEFFLHNESSFHYFMFHSEEDTKDMDLWREMTVGCERPALSQIDSWKYTVPIDGFYFIRYGNHNSWYFSTTVNVNHFISNENGERIELVPIETFNI from the exons ATGTCGCCAAATCCTGTAGAAAAAGCGGCTATTCTACGTATCATTGACTCAATTGACGCTCGTGACGACGACTATTGTGCTCATGAATTCAACGTGTACAGATGGCTGGTCGCCTACGGAAATGAGGAGGAGGAGGCAGCCAAG gctcTGAAACGTCATCTAAATATTCGCAAAACCATCGACCTAAACTCCTATTCCAGTAAAACTGAACTGGAAGAAGATGAGCTGAACAAATACGTCCCAATTGATGTAATTGGGCAGAACCATCAAGATGATAATAAGGTGTTAATGTTTGAAAgaactggaaaaatcgatataagTGGTCTAGTGGACAACGTTTTG ATGCACAAATTCATGCAAATCAAGCTGAAGATGATGGAGGGTGTCCATCAAAAAGTGGTGGCCGCCGAAAGAAAGACGGGACGTCAAAGTGGTGGTCTTTTTATTATGGACTTGGATGGAATTTCGTTCAGCCCGAAGCTTATTTCAGTGTTGACAGGGCCCTATCGTATCATGTGGGGAACACTATTCGACCATTACCCACagcttcttcaaaaaattataatcgTCAATGCTCCGTCATTTGTGAATGTGCTCCATCAAGCCTGCTCTCCATTTCTACCAGAAGACTATAAGGAGAAAATTGTGATTACATCTGAGCCAGCGATCGGTGCGATTCAAAAGCACGCTGATAAATGTTTCCTTCCTTCTGATCTAGGAGGAGATCTTGAAAAAACCACTTCCCTCCCGATGGCACCCTTTcccaaaatgaataaaaaatatgagaaggaaaaagaaaaagtgagcCTATTGGCGATTAGTGTTCCAGCTGGGAAGTATAcagttcaaaagttttcatggaaaaagGGAGATGAGGTCGAGTTCTTTTTGCACAATGAGAGCTCTTTCCATTATTTTATGTTCCATTCGGAGGAAGATACG aaagacATGGACCTTTGGCGGGAAATGACCGTTGGATGCGAACGCCCCGCGTTGTCTCAAATTGATTCTTGGAAGTATACAGTGCCAATTGACGG CTTCTACTTCATTCGCTACGGCAACCACAATTCCTGGTATTTCTCTACAACAGTCAATGTGAATCACTTTATTTCCAACGAAAATGGCGAGAGAATCGAGTTGGTTCCAATAGAGACATTTAATATTTAA
- the F42G4.2 gene encoding uncharacterized protein (Confirmed by transcript evidence) yields the protein MVVSLNLPVRQTEDKRRRRDGKSQARRGGPKPKAKPTLVSVPSKSPTKVPPTPPVLAPPSVLSIPSLLQAAHVKDATAMSPNLPYREGKATRRKERVVEKEKEQPKTATIRKKKQSATQTVSIEHRTSSENDAPKNSKTSSESHKNDSDGSKEPSDNADDKNKPKFNSDLAKNFFKHMIESKKARKRTEDARVDTMPESSQLNKSARALRNSSHKKPEPAPDFEIFKPNGEPVWVVDELAPGECVNNEDGVVVKNPELAKAMAADNLVLEEIDLIDMVEKYLKCTMPRGTLIPENYNFDALAPIDILESNSEYVSPETVTYNTFKNLVDLSEGAIKRFSMKRDGMDDRSKLSQDKAIETTATSTMTVLPNLKASETSQLKTCEFGVTFNLKHVICLSYDRKHPIASIRKFRKKMDNTTTTSSTEKTTNSKDY from the exons ATGGTAGTTTCGTTAAACTTGCCTGTTCGACAGACTGAGGATAAACGAAGACGTCGAGACGGAAAATCACA AGCTCGCAGAGGTGGTCCAAAACCAAAGGCAAAGCCGACGCTCGTCAGTGTTCCATCAAAATCGCCGACAAAAGTGCCTCCGACACCTCCAGTACTTGCTCCACCATCAGTACTGTCGATTCCATCTTTGCTACAAGCAGCTCACGTCAAAGATGCTACGGCAATGTCACCGAATTTGCCATATAGAGAAGGAAAGGCGACTCGTAGAAAG GAGAGAGTGGTAGAAAAGGAGAAGGAACAGCCAAAAACCGCGACAATTCGTAAGAAGAAACAGTCGGCAACTCAGACTGTATCCATTGAACATAGG acatCAAGCGAAAACGATGcaccgaaaaattcgaaaacttcaTCTGAATCACATAAAAATGATTCTGATGGATCGAAGGAACCATCCGACAATGCCGACGATAAGAACAAACCAAAGTTCAATTCGGATTTGGCGAAGAACTTCTTCAAGCACATGATCGAGTCAAAAAAAGCACGGAAACGAACTGAGGATGCT cgcGTCGACACAATGCCAGAATCAAGTCAGCTCAACAAGTCGGCCAGAGCTCTTCGAAACAGTAGCCATAAGAAGCCTGAACCAGCAccggattttgaaattttcaagccTAACGGAGAGCCGGTATGGGTTGTCGATGAACTTGCGCCGGGTGAATGTGTGAACAACGAGGACGGAGTTGTGGTTAAAAATCCAGAATTAGCTAAAGCTATGGCAGCAGATAATCTGGTACTGGAGGAAATTGATCTTATAGATATGGTGGAGAAATACTTGAAGTGTACCATGCCTAGAGGCACATTAATTCcagaaaa ttACAATTTCGACGCACTTGCTCCAATCGATATTTTGGAATCAAATTCTGAATATGTCAGCCCAGAGACTGTTACTTACAATACTTTCAAGAACTTGGTGGACTTGAGCGAAG GTGCCATAAAACGTTTCTCAATGAAGAGGGATGGAATGGATGATAGATCAAAACTCAGTCAAGATAAGGCGATTGAAACGACGGCTACTTCCACAATGACTGTCCTTCCAAATCTGAAAGCATCAGAAACGTCTCAATTGAAAACGTGCGAGTTTGGAGTCACTTTCAATCTGAAGCATGTTATTTGTCTGAGTtatgat CGTAAGCATCCAATCGCATCAATCAGGAAGTTCCGCAAGAAAATGGAcaacaccaccaccaccagctcGACTGAAAAGACTACAAACTCGAAAGATTACTGA
- the F18A11.3 gene encoding UPF0729 protein F18A11.3 (Confirmed by transcript evidence): MVCLPCIFLPIMMAIYMKFIMPYVYRVLPQRWVNFLDPILYPTCPVKIPEPENKKEVEEEKKDAPCCANTTEATVETVETKKDQ, encoded by the exons ATGGTCTGTTTGCCATGTATTTTTCTGCCAATAATGATGGCGatttatatgaaatttatAATGCCATATGTGTACAG aGTACTGCCACAGCGATGGGTGAACTTCCTGGACCCGATTCTCTATCCGACGTGCCCCGTGAAAATCCCGGAACCTGAGAATAAGAAAGAGGttgaagaagagaaaaaag acgcACCATGCTGCGCAAACACAACTGAAGCCACTGTGGAAACTGTGGAAACGAAGAAggatcaataa
- the F42G4.7 gene encoding Noncompact myelin-associated protein (Confirmed by transcript evidence), translated as MISDYKIDSLSVTVDGMTSQAYIDSISTQTSSYSLSSLMIVIITFALVIIFGLAIFIIMITTKRRRQSTMKLSMDDTIRSNTPESDDTPHNVHLMSYGTTPRPSQKQPGPITKTQIDKTSSPMY; from the exons ATGATTTCGGATTACAAGATTGATTCGTTGAGTGTTACTGTTGACG gaatgACGTCACAAGCGTACATCGATTCTATTTCCACGCAAACTTCATCATATTCCTTATCATCGCTGATGATTGTAATCATCACTTTCGCATTGGTCATCATTTTCGGATTGGCGATCTTTATTATCATG ATCACCACAAAACGGCGACGTCAATCGACGATGAAGCTGAGCATGGACGACACGATCCGTAGCAACACACCGGAATCCGACGACACTCCGCATAACGTGcattt aatgtcATACGGAACAACGCCCAGACCATCTCAAAAGCAGCCGGGACCAATCACAAAAACACAAATCGACAAGACGAGCTCACCTATGTattga